From one Musa acuminata AAA Group cultivar baxijiao chromosome BXJ2-6, Cavendish_Baxijiao_AAA, whole genome shotgun sequence genomic stretch:
- the LOC135615723 gene encoding protein ETHYLENE-INSENSITIVE 3-like 1a, protein MGSLLVEDMMYPGDPNYMQIFPSGDEKNINYCGFYQPSMGECMMGEGDLVDLPPEKFAEAGDEDSDDDIDIEELEQRMWRDRMRLKRLKEHQQSKSREQGDVFKQCQSLEQARRKKMSRAQDGILKYMLKMMEVCNAQGFVYGIIPEKGKPVSGASDNLRGWWKEKVRFDRNGPAAIAKYQADNAVPGSGSEINSGTASPHSLQELQDTTLGSLLSALMQHCDPPQRRFPLEKGIPPPWWPTGSEEWWPRLGIPNDQGQPPYKKPHDLKKAWKVSVLTAVIKHMSPDIEKIRRLVRQSKCLQDKMTAKESATWLAVVKQEEDMYTKLHPDACPPPSSGSGVTGAFSFNSNSSEYDVEGVGVDEGKSEDVDYKLAADSDAFKLVASAGNGKLVRSFPMKEEIDVEFVQKRTAAEAELVMNQRVYTCDNVVCPHNNVRHGFLDRNARNSHQYFCKYQTTHPPGIGMTNNSFQVTENKPLVFPLPLNCQPNPSSIGSSLNPVNISDLDIPSDGQKSIDELMNFYDNNIDGSKNMNLGGATMLEEVGDLFEEVGSLVEQSQYGQESMVPFEQELADQPIEVSGDFRIGSGFDMPGMDYTDAMHERIEDSQKQDRFNWFY, encoded by the coding sequence ATGGGGAGTCTATTGGTTGAAGACATGATGTATCCTGgtgaccctaattacatgcaaatttTCCCCTCCGGTGATGAGAAGAATATCAATTATTGTGGCTTCTATCAGCCTTCGATGGGTGAATGCATGATGGGAGAGGGAGATCTGGTTGATCTTCCACCGGAAAAATTTGCTGAGGCTGGTGATGAAGACAGTGATGATGATATTGACATAGAAGAACTCGAGCAACGAATGTGGAGGGACCGGATGCGACTGAAGCGCTTAAAGGAGCATCAACAGAGCAAAAGCAGGGAGCAGGGCGATGTGTTTAAGCAATGTCAATCCCTAGAACAGGCCCGTCGGAAGAAGATGTCTCGGGCACAGGATGGAATTCTCAAGTACATGTTGAAAATGATGGAGGTCTGCAATGCTCAAGGCTTTGTTTATGGTATTATTCCAGAGAAGGGCAAGCCCGTCAGTGGTGCTTCCGATAATCTCCGGGGTTGGTGGAAAGAAAAGGTCAGGTTTGATAGGAATGGACCTGCTGCTATAGCCAAGTACCAGGCCGATAACGCCGTCCCTGGTTCTGGCAGTGAGATTAACTCTGGAACTGCAAGTCCTCATTCATTGCAGGAGCTTCAGGACACGACATTGGGTTCCCTCCTGTCTGCTCTTATGCAGCACTGTGATCCACCACAGCGGCGATTTCCCCTAGAGAAAGGAATCCCACCGCCTTGGTGGCCTACCGGGAGCGAGGAGTGGTGGCCTCGATTGGGCATTCCAAATGATCAAGGTCAGCCTCCGTACAAGAAGCCGCACGATCTAAAGAAGGCTTGGAAGGTCAGTGTCTTAACAGCTGTGATCAAGCATATGTCTCCTGACATCGAGAAGATCCGCAGACTTGTTAGGCAGTCCAAATGCCTCCAAGATAAGATGACTGCCAAGGAGAGCGCAACGTGGCTTGCTGTTGTTAAGCAGGAAGAGGACATGTATACGAAGCTGCATCCAGATGCATGCCCACCCCCGTCCTCTGGGAGTGGTGTCACTGGAGCCTTCTCCTTCAACAGCAACAGCAGTGAGTATGACGTTGAAGGTGTTGGTGTCGACGAAGGCAAAAGTGAGGATGTGGATTATAAGCTGGCCGCGGACAGTGATGCTTTCAAGTTAGTTGCTAGTGCAGGGAATGGCAAGTTAGTTAGATCTTTTCCAATGAAGGAAGAGATAGATGTGGAGTTCGTTCAAAAGAGAACTGCTGCGGAGGCTGAACTGGTGATGAACCAGCGGGTCTATACCTGCGATAATGTGGTGTGCCCACACAACAATGTCCGCCATGGATTTCTGGATAGGAATGCCAGGAACAGTCACCAATACTTCTGTAAGTATCAGACTACTCATCCTCCAGGTATTGGGATGACCAACAACAGCTTCCAGGTGACTGAGAACAAGCCTTTGGTTTTCCCTTTGCCATTGAATTGCCAGCCAAATCCTTCTTCAATTGGGTCAAGTCTTAATCCAGTTAATATATCCGACTTGGATATTCCATCTGATGGTCAAAAATCAATCGATGAGTTAATGAACTTCTATGACAACAACATTGATGGTAGCAAGAACATGAACTTGGGAGGTGCGACCATGTTGGAAGAAGTTGGTGACCTCTTTGAAGAAGTTGGCAGCTTAGTCGAGCAATCACAGTACGGGCAGGAAAGCATGGTGCCATTTGAGCAAGAGCTTGCCGACCAGCCTATTGAAGTGAGTGGGGACTTCAGGATAGGGTCTGGCTTTGACATGCCTGGAATGGATTACACCGATGCTATGCATGAGAGGATAGAGGATTCACAGAAGCAAGACAGGTTCAATTGGTTCTACTGA